Proteins encoded in a region of the Acipenser ruthenus chromosome 54, fAciRut3.2 maternal haplotype, whole genome shotgun sequence genome:
- the LOC117398038 gene encoding LOW QUALITY PROTEIN: myosin heavy chain, cardiac muscle isoform-like (The sequence of the model RefSeq protein was modified relative to this genomic sequence to represent the inferred CDS: deleted 1 base in 1 codon; substituted 1 base at 1 genomic stop codon) produces the protein MVMVVVVVMVVKKLAQRLQDAEEAVKSVNAKCSSLEXTKHRLQNEIEDLMVDLERSNTAAAALDKKQRNFDKVLNEWKQKFEESQSELEGSQKEARSLSTELFKLKNAYEESLDNLETLKRENKNLQEEISDLTEQLGEGGKTIHELEKARKQLEQEKSEIQSALEEAEVSERYRYHSNHSILSSPWLP, from the exons atggtgatggtggtggtggtggtgatggtggt GAAGAAGCTGGCTCAGAGGCTGCAGGATGCAGAGGAAGCCGTCAAG TCTGTGAATGCTAAATGCTCCTCCCTGGAGTAGACCAAACACAGGCTGCAGAACGAGATTGAAGATCTCATGGTGGATCTGGAGAGGTCCAACACAGCAGCCGCTGCTCTGGACAAGAAGCAGAGGAACTTTGACAAG GTCCTGAACGAGTGGAAGCAGAAGTTTGAAGAGTCGCAGAGTGAGCTGGAGGGCTCCCAGAAGGAGGCCAGGTCCCTGAGCACTGAACTCTTCAAGCTGAAGAACGCTTATGAGGAGTCTCTGGACAATCTGGAGACTCTGAAGAGGGAGAACAAGAACCTGCAAG AGGAAATCTCTGACCTGACTGAGCAACTCGGTGAGGGAGGCAAGACCATCCATGAGCTGGAGAAGGCTAGGAAGCAGCTGGAGCAGGAGAAGTCTGAAATACAGTCTGCTCTGGAGGAGGCTGAGGTGAGTGAGAGATACAGATACCACAGTAACCACAGTATTCTCAGCTCTCCATGGTTACCCTGA
- the LOC117398268 gene encoding myosin-7-like, whose amino-acid sequence MSDAQMAEFGPAASYLRKSDKERLEAQTKPFDMKKECFVPDPVEEFVKARISSRDGDKVTAETYHGKTVTVKECDVHPQNPPKFDKIEDMAMFTFLHEPAVLYNLKERYAAWMIYTYSGLFCVTVNPYKWLPVYNADVVNAYRGKKRSEAPPHIFSISDNAYQYMLTDRENQSILITGESGAGKTVNTKRVIQYFASIAAVKKDAVTPSKGTLEDQIIQANPALEAFGNAKTLRNDNSSRFGKFIRIHFAASGKLASADIETYLLEKSRVVFQLKAERDYHIFYQILSNKKPELLEMLLITNNPFDYAFISQGEVTVASIDDSDELIATDSAFDVLGFTQEEKNGVYKLTGAIMHYGNMKFKTKQREEQAEADGTEDADKAAYLMGLNSADLIKALCHPRVKVGNEWVTKGQNVQQVNYSIGALAKSVYEKMFNWMVVRINQSLDTKQARQYFIGVLDIAGFEIFDFNSFEQLCINFTNEKLQQFFNHHMFVLEQEEYKKEGIEWEFIDFGMDLQACIDLIEKPMGIMSILEEECMFPKASDMTFKAKLYDNHLGKSGNFQKPRIVKGKPEAHFALGHYAGIVDYNIINWLMKNKDPLNETVVGLYQKSALKLLATLFANYAGAESAMQEGDKKKGTKKKGSSFQTVSALHRENLNKLMTNLRSTHPHFVRCIIPNETKTPGAMENPLVMHQLRCNGVLEGIRICRKGFPNRILYGDFKQRYRILNPSAIPDGQFIDSKKGSEKLLGSLEIDHTQYRFGHTKVFFKAGLLGQLEEMRDDRLSLIITRIQAQSRGLLSRIEYNKIVERRDALLVIQWNVRAFMGVKNWPWMKLFFKIKPLLKSAENEKEMANMKDEFLKLKEAYAKSEARRKELEEKMVSLLQEKNDLQLQVQTEQDNLCDSEERCDQLIKNKIQLEAKTKELTERLEDEEEMNGELTAKKRKLEDECSELKKDIDDLELTLAKVEKEKHATENKVKNLTEEMAALDDIIARLTKEKKALQEAHQQTLDDLQSEEDKVNTLTKAKAKLEQQVDDLEGSLEQEKKVRMDLERAKRKLEGDLKLTQESLMDLENDKQQLEERLKKKDFEISQLNSKIEDEQALSAQYQKKLKELQARIEELEEELEAERAARAKVEKQRADLSRELEELSERLEEAGGATSAQIEMNKKREAEFLKLRRDLEEATLQHEATSSTLRKKHADSVAELGEQIDNLQRVKQKLEKEKSEFKLELDDVVSNMEHVAKAKANLEKMCRTLEDQMNEYRTKAEEGQRTINDFTTQKAKLQTENGELARRLEEKESLVSQLTRGKQSYTQQIDDLKRQLEEEVKAKNALGHAVQSARHDSDLLREQYEEEQEAKAELQRSLSKANSEVAQWRTKYETDAIQRTEELEEAKKKLAQRLQDAEEAVEAVNAKCSSLEKTKHRLQNEIEDLMVDLERSNAAAAALDKKQRNFDKVLNEWKQKFEESQSELEGSQKEARSLSTELFKLKNAYEESLDNLETLKRENKNLQEEISDLTEQLGEGGKTIHELEKVRKQLEQEKSEIQSALEEAEASLEHEEGKILRAQLEFNQVKAEIERKLAEKDEEMDQAKRNNQRVVESLQTSLESETRSRNEALRLKKKMEGDLNEMEIQLSQANRMAAESQKQLKSVHAHLKDAQLQLDDSLRANDDLKENIAIVERRNNLLQAELEELRVVLEQTERARKLAEQELLDISERVQLLHSQNTSLINQKKKLESDTSQLQTEVEEAVQECRNAEEKAKKAITDAAMMAEELKKEQDTSAHLERMKKNMEQTIKDLQHRLDEAEQIAMKGGKKQLQKLEARVRELENELEGEQRKSSDAVKGVKKYERRIKELTYQTEEDRKNMARLQDLVDKLQMKVKSYKRTAEEAEETANTNLGKFRKLQHELDEAEERADIAESQVNKLRAKTRDIGGKKGLDEE is encoded by the exons ATGAGTGACGCACAGATGGCTGAGTTTGGGCCCGCCGCCTCCTATCTGCGGAAGTCCGATAAGGAGCGTCTGGAGGCGCAGACCAAGCCCTTCGACATGAAGAAGGAGTGCTTCGTACCCGATCCTGTGGAGGAGTTTGTCAAAGCCAGGATCAGCAGCCGCGACGGTGACAAAGTCACCGCCGAGACTTACCATGGCAAG ACTGTCACAGTGAAGGAGTGCGATGTCCACCCTCAGAACCCGCCCAAGTTCGATAAAATTGAGGACATGGCCATGTTCACCTTCCTGCACGAGCCCGCTGTGCTGTATAACCTCAAAGAGCGTTACGCAGCCTGGATGATCTAC ACCTACTCTGGGCTGTTCTGTGTGACAGTGAACCCCTACAAGTGGCTGCCTGTGTACAATGCAGATGTGGTCAATGCATATCGAGGCAAGAAGAGGTCTGAGGCTCCCCCTCACATCTTCTCCATCTCTGACAACGCCTATCAGTACATGCTGACag ACAGAGAAAACCAGTCTATCCTGATCAC TGGAGAATCCGGTGCTGGGAAGACTGTGAACACCAAGAGAGTCATCCAGTATTTTGCCAGCATTGCTGCAGTCAAGAAAGATGCAGTCACTCCTTCCAAG GGGACCCTGGAGGATCAAATCATCCAGGCCAACCCAGCTTTGGAGGCTTTTGGTAACGCCAAGACCTTGAGGAATGACAACTCATCACGTTTT GGTAAATTCATCCGAATTCATTTTGCAGCCAGTGGCAAGCTAGCTTCTGCTGACATTGAGACct ACCTCCTGGAGAAGTCTCGTGTGGTCTTTCAGCTCAAGGCTGAGAGAGACTATCACATCTTCTACCAGATCCTGTCCAACAAGAAGCCAGAGCTGCTAG AAATGCTCCTGATCACCAACAATCCCTTCGACTATGCCTTCATCTCTCAGGGTGAAGTCACTGTCGCCTCCATCGATGATTCTGATGAGCTGATAGCCACAGAT AGTGCCTTTGACGTGCTTGGCTTCACTCAGGAGGAGAAAAATGGAGTGTACAAGCTGACAGGTGCCATCATGCACTATGGCAACATGAAGTTCAAGACGAAGCAGAGAGAGGAGCAGGCAGAGGCTGATGGCACTGAAG ATGCTGACAAGGCCGCCTACCTGATGGGACTGAACTCTGCTGATCTCATCAAGGCACTATGTCACCCCAGAGTCAAAGTAGGGAACGAGTGGGTCACCAAGGGACAGAATGTACAACAG GTGAACTACTCCATTGGTGCACTGGCCAAGTCAGTGTATGAGAAAATGTTCAACTGGATGGTGGTGAGAATCAACCAATCCCTGGACACCAAGCAGGCCCGCCAGTACTTCATTGGTGTGCTGGACATTGCTGGCTTTGAAATCTTTGAT TTCAACAGCTTTGAGCAGCTGTGCATCAACTTCACCAACGAGAAGCTGCAGCAGTTCTTCAACCACCACATGTTTGTGCTGGAGCAGGAGGAATATAAGAAAGAGGGCATCGAATGGGAGTTCATTGACTTTGGCATGGACCTGCAGGCCTGCATCGACCTCATTGAGAAG CCAATGGGTATCATGTCCATCCTTGAAGAGGAGTGCATGTTCCCCAAGGCCAGTGACATGACCTTCAAAGCCAAGCTGTACGACAATCATCTGGGCAAATCCGGAAACTTCCAAAAGCCCAGGATCGTCAAAGGAAAGCCAGAGGCTCACTTTGCCTTGGGCCACTATGCTGGCATTGTAGATTACAACATCATAAACTGGCTGATGAAGAACAAGGACCCGCTGAATGAGACTGTGGTCGGGCTCTATCAGAAGTCTGCCCTCAAGCTTCTCGCCACCCTCTTTGCCAACTATGCTGGAGCTGAGTCTG caatgcaagAGGGGGATAAAAAGAAGGGGACAAAGAAGAAGGGATCTTCCTTCCAGACTGTGTCTGCTCTCCACAGG GAAAATCTGAACAAGCTGATGACCAACCTGAGGTCAACACATCCTCACTTTGTGCGCTGCATCATCCCTAATGAGACCAAGACTCCGGGTGCGATGGAAAACCCTCTGGTGATGCACCAGCTCCGCTGTAACGGTGTGCTGGAAGGCATCAGAATCTGCAGGAAGGGCTTCCCCAACAGGATCCTGTACGGAGACTTCAAACAGAG ATACCGTATCCTGAACCCTTCTGCCATCCCAGACGGCCAGTTTATAGACAGCAAGAAGGGATCCGAGAAACTGCTGGGATCCCTGGAAATCGATCACACCCAGTACAGATTTGGACACACAAAG GTGTTCTTCAAAGCTGGTCTCCTGGGTCAGCTGGAAGAGATGAGAGATGATCGCTTATCTCTCATTATCACCCGGATCCAGGCCCAGTCTCGCGGTCTTCTCTCAAGAATTGAGTACAATAAGATTGTTGAGCGCAG AGACGCCCTGCTGGTAATCCAGTGGAATGTCCGTGCCTTTATGGGTGTGAAGAACTGGCCCTGGATGAAGCTCTTCTTCAAGATCAAGCCCCTGCTGAAGAGCGCAGAGAATGAGAAAGAGATGGCCAACATGAAGGATGAGTTCCTGAAACTCAAGGAGGCTTACGCCAAGTCTGAGGCTCGCAGAAAGGAGCTGGAAGAGAAGATGGTCTCTCTTCTCCAAGAGAAGAACGACCTGCAGCTGCAAGTCCAGACG GAACAAGACAATCTTTGTGATTCAGAGGAGAGGTGCGACCAGCTGATCAAAAACAAGATTCAACTGGAGGCGAAAACCAAAGAGCTGACAGAGAGGctggaggatgaggaggagatgAATGGTGAGCTGACGGCCAAGAAGAGGAAGCTGGAGGACGAGTGCTCTGAGCTGAAGAAGGATATTGATGATCTGGAACTCACCCTGGCCAAagtggagaaggagaagcacgCCACTGAGAACAAG GTGAAGAACCTGACTGAGGAAATGGCGGCTCTGGATGATATCATCGCCAGGCTGACCAAGGAGAAGAAGGCTCTGCAGGAGGCTCACCAGCAAACCCTGGACGACCTTCAGAGTGAGGAGGACAAAGTGAACACCCTGACCAAGGCCAAAGCCAAACTGGAGCAGCAGGTCGACGAT CTTGAAGGCTCATTGGAGCAAGAAAAGAAGGTGCGGATGGACCTTGAAAGAGCCAAGAGGAAACTGGAAGGAGACTTGAAGTTGACCCAGGAGAGCCTAATGGACCTGGAGAATGATAAGCAGCAACTGGAGGAGCGGCTGAAGAA GAAAGACTTTGAGATTAGCCAGCTCAACAGTAAAATTGAGGATGAGCAGGCACTGTCTGCCCAGTACCAGAAGAAACTGAAGGAGCTTCAG GCCCGCATTGAGGAGTTAGAGGAGGAGCTGGAGGCAGAGAGAGCTGCCCGTGCCAAAGTGGAGAAGCAGCGGGCAGACTTGTCCCGAGAGCTGGAGGAGCTCAGTGAGAGGCTGGAGGAGGCGGGCGGGGCCACCTCAGCCCAGATCGAGATGAACAAGAAGAGGGAGGCTGAGTTCCTCAAGCTGCGGCGAGACCTTGAAGAGGCCACCCTGCAGCATGAAGCCACATCCTCCACTCTCCGCAAGAAACATGCCGATAGCGTGGCTGAGCTTGGGGAGCAGATTGACAACCTGCAGAGAGTCAAGCAGAAACTAGAGAAGGAAAAGAGCGAGTTCAAACTGGAGCTGGACGATGTGGTCTCCAATATGGAGCATGTCGCTAAAGCCAAG GCTAACTTGGAAAAGATGTGCAGGACTCTGGAAGATCAGATGAACGAATACAGGACCAAGGCTGAAGAAGGTCAACGCACCATCAATGACTTTACAACACAGAAAGCTAAGTTGCAGACTGAGAATG GTGAGCTTGCTAGACGTCTTGAAGAGAAGGAATCTCTTGTCTCTCAGCTGACCAGAGGCAAGCAGTCCTACACTCAGCAGATTGACGACCTCAAGAGACAACTGGAAGAGGAAGTGAAG GCAAAGAACGCACTTGGACATGCAGTGCAGTCTGCCCGCCATGACTCAGACCTACTGAGGGAGCAGtatgaggaggagcaggaggccAAGGCTGAGCTCCAGCGCAGTCTCTCCAAGGCTAACTCAGAGGTGGCACAGTGGAGAACCAAATATGAGACCGATGCCATCCAGAGAACTGAGGAGCTTGAGGAGGCCAA GAAGAAGCTGGCTCAGAGGCTGCAGGATGCGGAGGAAGCCGTCGAGGCTGTGAATGCTAAATGCTCCTCCCTGGAGAAGACCAAACACAGGCTGCAGAACGAGATTGAAGATCTCATGGTGGATCTGGAGAGGTCCAACGCAGCAGCCGCTGCTCTGGACAAGAAGCAGAGGAACTTTGACAAG GTCCTGAACGAGTGGAAGCAGAAGTTTGAAGAGTCGCAGAGTGAGCTGGAGGGCTCCCAGAAGGAGGCCAGGTCCTTGAGCACTGAACTCTTCAAGCTGAAGAACGCTTATGAGGAGTCTCTGGACAATCTGGAGACTTTGAAGAGGGAGAACAAGAACCTGCAAG AGGAAATCTCTGATCTGACTGAGCAACTCGGTGAGGGAGGCAAGACCATCCATGAGCTGGAGAAGGTTAGGAAGCAGCTGGAGCAGGAGAAGTCTGAAATACAGTCTGCTCTGGAGGAGGCTGAG gcctccctgGAGCATGAGGAAGGGAAGAtcctgagagctcagctggagtTTAACCAGGTGAAGGCTGAGATTGAGCGCAAGCTGGCTGAGAAGGACGAGGAGATGGATCAGGCTAAGAGGAACAACCAGAGAGTGGTTGAGTCCCTGCAGACCTCGCTGGAGTCAGAGACCCGCAGCAGGAACGAGGCCCTCAGGCTGAAGAAGAAGATGGAGGGAGACCTCAATGAGATGGAGATCCAGCTGAGCCAGGCCAACAGGATGGCTGCAGAGTCACAGAAGCAGCTCAAGAGCGTCCACGCCCACCTGAAG GATGCTCAGCTCCAGCTGGATGACTCCCTGCGTGCCAATGATGACCTGAAGGAGAACATTGCCATAGTGGAGAGACGCAACAATCTCCTGCAGGCTGAGCTGGAGGAGCTGAGGGTGGTgttggagcagacagagagagcccGCAAGCTGGCTGAACAGGAGCTTCTGGACATCAGTGAGAGGGTTCAACTGCTGCACTCACAG AACACCAGCCTgattaaccagaagaagaagCTGGAGAGCGACACGTCCCAGCTGCAGACAGAGGTGGAGGAGGCTGTGCAGGAGTGCAGGAACGCTGAGGAGAAAGCCAAGAAGGCCATCACTGATGCTGCCATGATGGCAGAGGAGCTGAAGAAGGAGCAGGACACCAGCGCTCACCTGGAGCGCATGAAGAAGAACATGGAGCAGACCATCAAGGACCTGCAGCACCGTCTGGACGAGGCCGAGCAAATCGCCATGAAGGGTGGCAAGAAGCAGCTGCAAAAGCTTGAGGCCCGC GTGCGGGAGTTGGAGAATGAGCTGGAAGGGGAGCAGAGGAAGAGCAGCGATGCTGTGAAGGGAGTCAAGAAATATGAGAGACGCATCAAAGAGCTGACCTACCAG ACTGAGGAGGACCGTAAGAATATGGCCCGCCTGCAGGACCTGGTGGACAAGCTGCAGATGAAGGTGAAGTCGTACAAGAGAACTGCCGAGGAGGCT GAGGAGACTGCCAACACTAACCTGGGCAAGTTCCGGAAACTGCAGCATGAGCTGGACGAGGCTGAGGAGAGGGCTGATATCGCCGAATCTCAGGTCAACAAGCTCCGTGCCAAGACCCGTGACATCGGGGGCAAG AAAGGGCTGGATGAAGAGTAA